From a region of the Zingiber officinale cultivar Zhangliang chromosome 4B, Zo_v1.1, whole genome shotgun sequence genome:
- the LOC121978541 gene encoding uncharacterized protein LOC121978541 produces the protein MTTIEFLRSGTTPSDREEARLLRRRVGRFTLVKDQLYKKVLFRPLLKCVRSEDADYILQEVHQGSCGGHLGGRALARKILLGGQFAGRKLKEWCEEYGIQHAFTSVVYPQSNGQVEVANREILRILRVRLDHIGGSWVDELPGVLWAIRTTPKEGTGITPFHLVYGDEAIVPVEVGVESNRIQHYSEDNAERRLLELDFVDETRDKEVVRLMAYR, from the exons ATGACCACAATAGAGTTTCTACGATCAGGAACTACACCTTCTGATCGGGAGGAAGCTCGCTTATTGAGAAGAAGGGTTGGTCGCTTCACCTTAGTCAaggaccagctctacaagaaggtctTATTCAGGCCATTGCTTAAATGCGTCAGATCAGAGGATGCCGACTATATACtgcaagaagtacaccaaggctcctgtggagGGCATCTGGGCGGTCGGGCACTAGCAAGAAAGATCTTGCTGGGCGG ACAGTTCGCCGGACGGAAACTCAAAGAGTGGTGTGAGGAGTATGGAATCCAGCATGCCTTCACCTCCGTAgtgtatcctcagagcaacggacaAGTTGAAGTCGCCAATCGAGAGATCTTGCGGATTTTGCGAGTTCGACTCGACCACATCGGAgggagctgggtggacgagctccccGGTGTGTTATGGGCAATAcgcacgacccctaaggaagGCACGGGGATAACCCCATTCCACCTTGTGTACGGCGATGAAGCGATCGTCCCGGTCGAGGTCGGAGTCGAATCCAATCGAATACAACACTACAGCgaagacaacgccgagcggaggcttcTGGAGCTGGACTTTGTGGATGAGACACGCGATAAAGAAGTCGTTCGGCTGATGGCTTATAGGTAG